From Daucus carota subsp. sativus chromosome 6, DH1 v3.0, whole genome shotgun sequence, the proteins below share one genomic window:
- the LOC108225769 gene encoding B3 domain-containing protein Os01g0234100 isoform X3, protein MMKQRSKLETKKMVAAEKDCSSKSKAKKVDPANPGKVSYGRKKTLIDSLYQDDDAKKSVMDRAEEVLRSIPVEYPRFSKPMLPSNVSYSFWMIFPLEFCKFHMPKEDVRVVLVDDHGKQRDTTYLTKRHGLSAGWRGFAMDHRLLEGDILVFHMISAYTFKVNIVRVYGLDVANAALILMLIQDSKSRTYNKAKDSSTSRKSEKRVKKLGQFEDQSECDDCSAEVPGVEKYITPKKSKKRVKKLRLIEDHSERQGDDCNADVPEDEGSGITEYKRSEELNHCGTHLVQDHHLNSIGCM, encoded by the exons ATG ATGAAGCAAAGGTCTAAATTGGAGACAAAGAAAATGGTGGCTGCAGAGAAGGATTGCAGCTCTAAATCCAAGGCCAAGAAA GTTGATCCGGCTAATCCAGGaaaagtgag CTATGGACGGAAGAAGACCCTTATTGATAGCCTGTATCAAGATGATGAtgctaagaaatctgttatggATCGGGCAGAAGAAGTGCTTCGAAGCATACCAGTGGAATATCctagattttcaaaaccaatgcTCCCATCCAATGTTTCTTATAGTTTCTGGATG ATATTCCCTTTGGAATTTTGTAAGTTTCACATGCCAAAAGAAGATGTCAGAGTTGTTTTGGTGGATGACCATGGAAAACAAAGGGACACAACATATCTCACGAAGCggcatggtctgagtgctggttggagaGGGTTTGCAATGGATCATAGACTATTGGAAGGAGATATTTTAGTATTTCATATGATCTCGGCTTACACATTCAag GTGAATATAGTTCGAGTTTATGGTCTGGATGTGGCAAATGCAGCTCTGATACTTATGCTTATTCAGGATTCTAAAAGCAGAACAT ataATAAAGCTAAAGATAGTAGTACCAGTAGAAAATCAGAGAAGAGAGTAAAGAAGCTTGGACAGTTTGAAGACCAATCTGAATGTGATGATTGTAGTGCCGAAGTCCCAGGAGTTGAGAAATATATTACTCCTAAAAAGTCAAAGAAGAGAGTAAAGAAGCTCAGACTCATCGAAGATCATTCTGAAAGACAGGGTGATGATTGTAATGCTGATGTTCCAGAAG ATGAGGGTTCTGGAATTACAGAGTACAAACGGTCCGAGGAACTCAATCATTGTGGAACTCATCTGGTGCAAGATCATCATCTTAACAGCATAGGTTGCATGTAA
- the LOC108225769 gene encoding putative B3 domain-containing protein At5g58280 isoform X1 has translation MKMCTYYVILLGFFVSQMKQRSKLETKKMVAAEKDCSSKSKAKKVDPANPGKVSYGRKKTLIDSLYQDDDAKKSVMDRAEEVLRSIPVEYPRFSKPMLPSNVSYSFWMIFPLEFCKFHMPKEDVRVVLVDDHGKQRDTTYLTKRHGLSAGWRGFAMDHRLLEGDILVFHMISAYTFKVNIVRVYGLDVANAALILMLIQDSKSRTYNKAKDSSTSRKSEKRVKKLGQFEDQSECDDCSAEVPGVEKYITPKKSKKRVKKLRLIEDHSERQGDDCNADVPEDEGSGITEYKRSEELNHCGTHLVQDHHLNSIGCM, from the exons atgaaaATGTGTACATATTATGTTATTTTGCTGGGTTTTTTTGTTTCACAGATGAAGCAAAGGTCTAAATTGGAGACAAAGAAAATGGTGGCTGCAGAGAAGGATTGCAGCTCTAAATCCAAGGCCAAGAAA GTTGATCCGGCTAATCCAGGaaaagtgag CTATGGACGGAAGAAGACCCTTATTGATAGCCTGTATCAAGATGATGAtgctaagaaatctgttatggATCGGGCAGAAGAAGTGCTTCGAAGCATACCAGTGGAATATCctagattttcaaaaccaatgcTCCCATCCAATGTTTCTTATAGTTTCTGGATG ATATTCCCTTTGGAATTTTGTAAGTTTCACATGCCAAAAGAAGATGTCAGAGTTGTTTTGGTGGATGACCATGGAAAACAAAGGGACACAACATATCTCACGAAGCggcatggtctgagtgctggttggagaGGGTTTGCAATGGATCATAGACTATTGGAAGGAGATATTTTAGTATTTCATATGATCTCGGCTTACACATTCAag GTGAATATAGTTCGAGTTTATGGTCTGGATGTGGCAAATGCAGCTCTGATACTTATGCTTATTCAGGATTCTAAAAGCAGAACAT ataATAAAGCTAAAGATAGTAGTACCAGTAGAAAATCAGAGAAGAGAGTAAAGAAGCTTGGACAGTTTGAAGACCAATCTGAATGTGATGATTGTAGTGCCGAAGTCCCAGGAGTTGAGAAATATATTACTCCTAAAAAGTCAAAGAAGAGAGTAAAGAAGCTCAGACTCATCGAAGATCATTCTGAAAGACAGGGTGATGATTGTAATGCTGATGTTCCAGAAG ATGAGGGTTCTGGAATTACAGAGTACAAACGGTCCGAGGAACTCAATCATTGTGGAACTCATCTGGTGCAAGATCATCATCTTAACAGCATAGGTTGCATGTAA
- the LOC108225769 gene encoding B3 domain-containing protein Os01g0234100 isoform X2: MKQRSKLETKKMVAAEKDCSSKSKAKKVDPANPGKVSYGRKKTLIDSLYQDDDAKKSVMDRAEEVLRSIPVEYPRFSKPMLPSNVSYSFWMIFPLEFCKFHMPKEDVRVVLVDDHGKQRDTTYLTKRHGLSAGWRGFAMDHRLLEGDILVFHMISAYTFKVNIVRVYGLDVANAALILMLIQDSKSRTYNKAKDSSTSRKSEKRVKKLGQFEDQSECDDCSAEVPGVEKYITPKKSKKRVKKLRLIEDHSERQGDDCNADVPEDEGSGITEYKRSEELNHCGTHLVQDHHLNSIGCM, translated from the exons ATGAAGCAAAGGTCTAAATTGGAGACAAAGAAAATGGTGGCTGCAGAGAAGGATTGCAGCTCTAAATCCAAGGCCAAGAAA GTTGATCCGGCTAATCCAGGaaaagtgag CTATGGACGGAAGAAGACCCTTATTGATAGCCTGTATCAAGATGATGAtgctaagaaatctgttatggATCGGGCAGAAGAAGTGCTTCGAAGCATACCAGTGGAATATCctagattttcaaaaccaatgcTCCCATCCAATGTTTCTTATAGTTTCTGGATG ATATTCCCTTTGGAATTTTGTAAGTTTCACATGCCAAAAGAAGATGTCAGAGTTGTTTTGGTGGATGACCATGGAAAACAAAGGGACACAACATATCTCACGAAGCggcatggtctgagtgctggttggagaGGGTTTGCAATGGATCATAGACTATTGGAAGGAGATATTTTAGTATTTCATATGATCTCGGCTTACACATTCAag GTGAATATAGTTCGAGTTTATGGTCTGGATGTGGCAAATGCAGCTCTGATACTTATGCTTATTCAGGATTCTAAAAGCAGAACAT ataATAAAGCTAAAGATAGTAGTACCAGTAGAAAATCAGAGAAGAGAGTAAAGAAGCTTGGACAGTTTGAAGACCAATCTGAATGTGATGATTGTAGTGCCGAAGTCCCAGGAGTTGAGAAATATATTACTCCTAAAAAGTCAAAGAAGAGAGTAAAGAAGCTCAGACTCATCGAAGATCATTCTGAAAGACAGGGTGATGATTGTAATGCTGATGTTCCAGAAG ATGAGGGTTCTGGAATTACAGAGTACAAACGGTCCGAGGAACTCAATCATTGTGGAACTCATCTGGTGCAAGATCATCATCTTAACAGCATAGGTTGCATGTAA